A part of Rhodamnia argentea isolate NSW1041297 chromosome 8, ASM2092103v1, whole genome shotgun sequence genomic DNA contains:
- the LOC125316201 gene encoding receptor-like protein kinase FERONIA, translated as MGTSSDRFHCDMKNMKPPLLLFISISVSLAALAVSVTGDNVGAYRPTDDIAVDCGFSGDSTADDNRAWVGDADGSSKYSPIEKTRSSVNASANSPSPDVRSSVPYYTARLSRSEFAYTFHVTAGPKFVRLHFFPSDYLDFRRADSFFSVEAAGYTLLRNFRADLFADYTSSASFSKEFCLTVGDDQILNITFTPTPGDSDNYAFVNGIEVVSMPESLYYNTVIDLKDGIELAGQETPYTFGATDALEAVKRLNVGGQSHGPADDTGMYRTWDADDVYVTSSYIGVLPVNTTIQLSYSDQVPNYTAPDSVYMTARTMGMNRSINLRYNLTWSVEVDAKFYYLVRLHFCEFQIEVNKRLDRAFKIFINSQLVENHADVISWSGKGMPVYRDYAVYMDGGHKKTTNLSVALGALPVGDTVYSDAILNGLEIFKINNPGGNLAGLNPDLVPDNQPALPPASKASSSNHGKTAKIVIIAGVASGFAVLSLLAFFLYRRRNGAKDSASSDGTSWWGPVSYATTKSTKTQGSSLPSDLCRHFSLAEIKAATNDFDEVFIIGVGGFGNVYKGYVDGGATQVAIKRLNPRSQQGLHEFMTEIEMLSQLRHLHLVSLIGFCNDAGEMILVYDYMPRGTLRDHLYNTDNPPLPWKQRLEICTGAARGLHYLHTGAKHTIIHRDMKTTNILLDEKWVAKVSDFGLSKVGPTSVSKAHVSTVVKGTFGYMDPEYYRRQQLTDKSDVYSFGVVLFEVLCARPAVNRTAQKKQISLAAWAQSCCKSGAVDKMVDPHLKGAIAPECLNKFCEIAMSCLQDEGTKRPSMNDVVWGIEFALQLQVSSEKEVITDDLGASVHDGDDSDDDEAPIGGHRMDRSDELFSASHSGSGKSRGGAAVTTTSSDDVYDESTTSYDSDKLLSRAVFSEIMNPKAR; from the coding sequence ATGGGAACTTCTTCCGATCGATTCCACTGCGACATGAAGAACATGAAACCCCCACTTCTATTATTCATCTCCATCTCCGTCTCCCTCGCAGCACTTGCGGTCTCGGTCACCGGCGACAACGTCGGCGCCTACCGGCCGACCGACGACATCGCCGTCGACTGCGGCTTCTCCGGCGACTCCACCGCGGACGACAACCGGGCTTGGGTCGGAGACGCCGACGGCAGTTCGAAGTACTCTCCAATTGAGAAGACTCGCTCCTCTGTCAACGCAAGCGCAAACAGCCCGTCTCCCGACGTCCGCAGCTCCGTCCCATACTACACCGCTCGCCTCTCCCGCTCCGAGTTCGCCTACACCTTCCACGTCACCGCGGGGCCCAAATTCGTCCGCCTCCACTTCTTCCCTTCCGATTACCTCGActtccgccgcgccgattcTTTCTTCTCGGTCGAGGCCGCCGGCTACACCCTGCTCCGGAACTTCAGGGCTGACCTCTTTGCTGATTACACCAGCTCCGCGAGCTTCTCTAAAGAGTTCTGCTTAACTGTCGGAGACGACCAGATATTGAACATAACGTTCACGCCCACTCCTGGTGATTCAGACAACTATGCTTTCGTGAATGGAATCGAGGTCGTCTCCATGCCCGAAAGCCTCTACTACAACACGGTCATCGACTTAAAAGACGGAATCGAGTTGGCAGGTCAGGAGACGCCATACACCTTCGGTGCCACCGATGCGCTCGAAGCGGTGAAGCGCTTGAACGTCGGAGGACAGTCTCACGGTCCAGCCGATGACACGGGAATGTACAGGACCTGGGACGCAGATGACGTCTATGTGACTTCTTCGTACATCGGAGTTTTACCAGTTAACACGACTATCCAACTCAGTTACAGTGACCAAGTGCCGAATTACACGGCTCCGGACAGCGTGTACATGACGGCGAGGACTATGGGAATGAACAGGAGCATCAATCTGAGATACAACCTCACGTGGTCCGTCGAGGTGGACGCAAAGTTCTACTACTTGGTCCGGTTGCACTTCTGCGAGTTCCAGATAGAGGTAAATAAGCGCTTAGATAGGGCTTTCAAGATCTTCATAAATTCGCAACTGGTCGAGAATCACGCAGATGTCATTAGCTGGAGCGGGAAGGGCATGCCCGTCTATAGAGATTATGCAGTATACATGGACGGCGGCCACAAAAAAACAACCAACCTCTCGGTCGCGCTGGGGGCGCTTCCGGTAGGTGATACCGTTTATTCTGATGCCATCTTGAATGGCCTCGAGATATTCAAGATCAACAATCCAGGTGGGAATCTCGCTGGATTGAACCCAGATCTAGTCCCAGATAATCAGCCGGCGCTTCCGCCGGCGAGCAAAGCGTCGTCGTCCAACCACGGCAAGACGGCGAAGATCGTCATCATCGCCGGTGTAGCTTCGGGCTTCGCCGTGCTCTCTCTCCTGGCTTTCTTCCTTTACCGGCGACGTAACGGAGCCAAGGATTCGGCCTCGAGCGACGGCACCTCATGGTGGGGCCCGGTCTCCTACGCGACGACCAAGTCGACGAAGACCCAGGGGTCGTCCCTGCCGTCGGACCTGTGCCGCCACTTCTCGCTGGCCGAGATCAAAGCGGCCACGAACGACTTCGATGAGGTGTTTATCATTGGCGTGGGCGGGTTCGGCAACGTGTACAAGGGCTACGTCGACGGCGGGGCCACCCAAGTGGCGATCAAACGCCTGAACCCGCGGTCGCAGCAGGGCCTCCACGAGTTCATGACCGAGATCGAGATGCTCTCGCAGCTCCGGCACCTCCACCTGGTCTCCCTGATCGGGTTCTGCAACGACGCGGGAGAGATGATTCTGGTCTACGACTACATGCCGCGCGGGACCCTCCGCGACCATCTCTACAACACAGACAATCCTCCACTGCCCTGGAAGCAGCGGCTCGAGATCTGCACGGGCGCTGCCCGTGGGCTGCACTACCTCCACACCGGTGCCAAGCACACCATCATACACCGCGACATGAAGACCACCAACATCCTGCTCGACGAGAAGTGGGTGGCAAAGGTTTCCGACTTCGGGCTCTCGAAGGTCGGGCCCACGTCTGTGTCCAAAGCCCACGTCAGCACGGTCGTGAAGGGCACCTTCGGGTACATGGACCCGGAGTACTACAGGCGCCAGCAGCTGACTGACAAGTCCGACGTGTACTCCTTCGGGGTGGTGCTGTTCGAGGTGCTGTGCGCGAGGCCGGCGGTGAACCGGACGGCCCAGAAGAAGCAGATCAGCCTGGCCGCCTGGGCCCAGAGCTGCTGCAAGAGCGGGGCGGTCGACAAGATGGTGGACCCGCACCTGAAGGGGGCGATCGCCCCCGAGTGCCTCAATAAGTTCTGCGAGATCGCCATGAGCTGTTTGCAAGACGAGGGAACCAAGCGGCCCTCCATGAACGACGTTGTGTGGGGCATCGAGTTCGCCCTGCAACTACAGGTGAGCTCGGAGAAGGAGGTGATAACAGATGATCTGGGTGCCTCCGTGCACGACGGCGACGACAGCGACGATGACGAGGCTCCGATTGGAGGTCACCGGATGGACCGCAGCGATGAGCTGTTCAGCGCTAGCCATAGTGGAAGTGGGAAGAGCAGAGGAGGGGCCGCCGTGACAACGACCAGCAGTGATGATGTTTATGACGAGAGCACGACTAGTTATGATTCGGACAAGTTGCTGTCTAGGGCCGTCTTCTCGGAGATTATGAATCCCAAAGCTCGTTGA